The genomic stretch TATGGATTAGAGGCTATGGATGAAATTGGTATAGGAGTACCAACCATTAAACCAAGAGAAGTAGATGCTATTATAGAGAAAATTAAATTAGCGGAAAAGATAAAGGCACCTGCGATTGCAATAGACGTAGATGGGGCTGGATTAATCACTATGGCACTATTAGGACAACCAGTAGGACCTAAAAGCGAGAGTGAACTTAAAAGAATAGTAAATTCTACAGATTTGCCTGTAATATTAAAGGGGATAATGACGAAAGAGGAAGCAAGACTAGCTGTAAATGCTGGTGCGAAAGCTATTGTGGTTTCTAATCATGGTGGAAGAGTTTTAGATTCAGTAGCTGGGATAGCAGATGTATTAAAGGATATAGCGGATGAAGTTAAAGGCGAAATTCTTATAATGGCAGATAGTGGAATTAGATCTGGAATAGATGTGTATAAATACTTAGCACTTGGAGCAGATGTTGTATTAGTTGGTAGACCGATAATAACAGGAGCTGTTGGTGGTGGAGTAGAAGGTGTAAAGCTTATTTTGGATACTATGAAAAATGAATTATATAAAGCTATGATATTGACTGGATGTAGTGAAATTTCGGACATTAGTTTTGAAAATATCATGAGAGCGTAAAATTATTCTTGCATAAAGTGTAAATCTATGGTATCATTTTTTACAGTATTTCATAATGAAATGAATATTTAAATTCGATGAAGAGGAGAGTACATTTTAGATCAGATGTATTAGCGAGCTGGAGTTGGTGTGAGTCCAGTACACATCTAAATTGGAAGAGAGCCTTAGAGAAGCGACTGAAGTGAGT from Tissierellales bacterium encodes the following:
- a CDS encoding alpha-hydroxy-acid oxidizing protein, which translates into the protein MDIKEIRELARKRYEGTCRVCKVCDGRACAGEVPGMGGAGTGKTFKNNIEALAKIQLKLRTLHDAKNPDMSVNVFGKKLSAPIMIAPITGSSLNFGGFLDEKAYAEIIVEGAKDTELMAMTGDTAKPEFYEYGLEAMDEIGIGVPTIKPREVDAIIEKIKLAEKIKAPAIAIDVDGAGLITMALLGQPVGPKSESELKRIVNSTDLPVILKGIMTKEEARLAVNAGAKAIVVSNHGGRVLDSVAGIADVLKDIADEVKGEILIMADSGIRSGIDVYKYLALGADVVLVGRPIITGAVGGGVEGVKLILDTMKNELYKAMILTGCSEISDISFENIMRA